Within Candidatus Babeliales bacterium, the genomic segment GAAGGTGGCCAACTCACTGAGCAAGTTCGTCGGCACCCATATAGCGTGGTGCTTTTTGATGAAATAGAAAAAGCACATTCTGATGTATTCAACATTTTTTTACAGATTCTTGATGAAGGCAAATTAACTGACGGTCAGGGTAGAACGGTTTCGTTCAAAAATTGCATCATTATTATGACCTCCAATATCGGCTCCGAATTATTACTTGCACGTGGAACCATTGATGAAACAGTTAAAACAGAAATAGACAAACTGCTGCATATGCGATTTAAACCGGAACTCCTAAACAGAATCGATGCTATTGTTTTCTTTAAAGCACTGGATTTAGCTGATGTAGAAAAAATAGCGAGCATTCAAATAAAAGAATTGGAAAAAAAGCTTGCCGCAAAAAATATCAAGGCAACAATTACTGATGCATTAATTAACACTGTTGCTGAGCGGGGTTACAGCAAAGAGTTTGGCGCGCGCCCACTCAAACGGGAAATACACAACTTTATCTATGTTCCGGTGTCTCAATTTTTGTTAGAAAATCCAGATATTAAAGTAGTTAAACTCGACGCGGCTAATGGCGTATTGGAAATCTTCAGTGAAGATGTAAGTGTGCCAAAAACAGCAGCTAAAAAGAGTAAAACAGAATAAGAGCCTGTCTAGCACGTAGGTTTTCACCGATGTTAGCAGTCGACGCCAAATGATGGATGGATTGGGCCGTAGCCCAATCCATTCGACTTTAATGAGGCGTTTGGTATCCTAAAGCTTGAGTAAAATGGTATAAGGTCTAGCTAGCTTAGAGCCTATAAGGCTTAGTTATTTAAATGGGTTCTTTATAATATCTGCTTTTTAACTATATGTTTTTACCGTATGATGCTTGCGGTTTAAGGGTGTTTTTGCAAAGCAAGAAGTCTATAGTTTAATCATTATTTTTTAGGAAATTTTATGAATTACAATTCTCGTTATCTTACTGTTCGTTTTGGCTTTTTTATATTAATGCTTTTTTATCATATATGTTCAGATTGCAATGCAACTGATCACTGTCATTCTATCTTGCCGACTTCATCGGTTATTACACCAAAAGAGGAGCGCGATTTGGAGCTTGGTCCTTGCAACTCCCATGAAGGAATGCTTTCTGTCTTTGATAAAACCTATACCGCATCAGGTAAAAAACGGTTGATGCATAATCTAAAAAATCCAACAGCAGATGTTTCAGTGATTCACTCTCAGCAAAAAAAACTTAAGCTGTTTCTTGAAAATCCAGCATTGCTAGAAGAAACAAAAAGATTACTAGCACGTGTTAAAGGTGCCGAGCCTGATTTTGACTACTTTATTAATAATCAGGAAGATCGGATTGCATCCACGATTATTGATACATTTTATTTTAAAAATGATTATCTAAAAAAATTTAATAAGAGTAGCACAGCCCTTGATGCTCGTCGCTACGGCAAGCTGTTTGGTTTTGTTATGCCGTTAGGACATCATGCGCTTGGGGCCTTCCTGTCTCATTTAGTTCGGCAGAGTAGTGGGGATGATGGTATGCCGTCGCTCGTGGATGCTGCGCCGCACCATTCTCACCATGCTCACCATGGTCATCACGGTCACATAGATACTTGTTGCTCTCCTGTTCCAAAAGTTCCCGACGTGTTGCCCTATGCTGGCGTTTTGAATGCGTTAATTACCCTATATCAAGTAGGTACCGCTGTGCATGTTGCGATGGAGTTGGTGAATCTTAAAGAAGTATTGCAGCAAATGGGTTCAGAAACAGCTGTGTTAAATCAGCTATATAAGCGAGTTTGCGCAGTTAAAGGTGGTCTGCGTGCCATTGCAGAGTTAAATAATTGTGTGCAAAAGAATGATGATGCTTCAGAACTATTTGCTGCCTCAGATGCCTCCAATATTCAGTCTAAGGTTAATACGTTTGCTCCCATCATAGATGATACCTATTTTAACAGTAAACAATCGTTGAGGCGTCGCTCTCCTATTGGTAAAACCTTATATAACTATCAACTACTGAAAGAACAGTCAGCATCTTTAAAAGAGTGTATGGCAAGTGTAGCAGAAGTAGACGCACTTGTTTCCGTTGCGCAGTGGTACAAAGAACAAGAGATGCAGGGAGCGCCAGTCTGCTTTGCAGATTTCATTCCATCGTCTGATACGCCGATTATAAAATTCAAAGATGCATGGCATGTGGGCCTTAATCCTGCTACCGCTGTTGCGAGTGACATTGAATTGAATGCTGATAAAGGTGCCAATAAGCTCATTATTACCGGAGCTCATAAAGGTGGAAAATCAAATAAGCTAAGAGAAACAGGTCTTAATCTGGTTTTTATACACACGTATGGCTTTGCAGCAGCTCGTCAAGCGGAGCTTACGCCCTTTCATAAATTAATATCGTATATCGTTGTTTCTGATGATACAAAAAAAGACGCTTCGTCACTTTCAGCTGAATGGGTACGGGCAGAAGAATGTATTCATATGCTCCAGTCATTACCTAAAAATCAGTTTGCCTGTTTATTGGTTGATGATTCTTTGTTGACACATACCGATGCGAAGACATCTCTGGATGAATCTCGTAAGTTCTTAACCAAGGTCGGTACGTTTGCCAATAGTTGCGCTTTGATTGTGGTGCAACAGAGAGAGTTGACGAAATTAGGAGAGCAAGAAGGGGCAGCCTTTAAGAATTGTCGGATCAAGATGGGTGTTGATGAACAAGGAAGGCCGAAAAGTCTTTTTACGTTAGAAGATGGAGTTGTAGAGGAAGGGACTCTTTTAGATATTATTAAGAGAGATCATTCGAACTCCGTTTTGGATGAGTAATATTTGCGTATTTAACGGCCTCGCATGCAAAAATGCGAGGCCGCATTTATTATGATGGGTGTTGGCATCATCAGATATAAATTTTGAGATTTTTATTAAATTTTTTATAGTGGTTAGAGATAGTTGCGTCTCCTGGTTGTGATCGTGTATGTTCCTTGTGTTATGCATAGGTTAAATGTACACTATAATACGTAAAACTATGCATTATTTTAGCGTTAGTTGTATGGATAATTATCAACTGAAAGAGGATTAGTCTATGGCTTCATCAGATAATCAAGACAAAATTAAACATGAGGGTATAAAACCCGTTTTAATTGAACAAGAATTGAAAGAATCATTTCTTGATTACGCCATGTCTGTTGTTGTGAGCCGTGCAATCCCTGATATTAGAGATGGCTTAAAACCGGTTCACCGTCGTATATTGTATACGATGCATCAACTTGGGTTTCATTATAATAAATCGTATCATAAATCTGCCCGTATTGTAGGGGATGTGATGGGTAAGTACCATCCACATGGTGGCGACGCTATTTACGTTGCAATGGTTGGATTGGTACAAGATTTTTCTAAGCGTTATCCATTGCTTGATGGACAGGGAAACTGGGGATCGGTTGACGGCGATAATGCTGCGGCAATGCGATATACCGAAGTTCGAATGGAAAAAATTACGCAAGAACTGCTTGCCGATCTTGATAAAGAAACGGTAGAATTTGTTCCTAATTTTGATGAATCTTTGGTTGAGCCAACATTGTTGCCGAGTAAACTACCGCATTTGCTTATTAATGGTACAACCGGTATTGCGGTTGGTATGGCAACATCGATTCCACCACATAATATTGGCGAAGTAGTTGATGGCTGTTTGGCGATTTTAGCAAACGAAGATATTGCAGAAGAAGAGCTGTTTGATATTATTCCTGCTCCAGATTTTCCAACCGGCGGTATTATTTGTGGTCGTTCTGGTATTGTAAGAGCGTATAAAACAGGTCACGGAAAGTTGATTTTACGTGCAGTCGTTGAAATAGCAGAGACTAAAAAGGGAACCAGTCTGATTGTCACTGAGTTGCCCTATATGGTTAACAAATCAGATCTTACGATTAAAATTGCAAATTTAGTGCGCGATAAAATTGTTGAAGGTATTGCAAATATTAAAGATGAATCAGATAGACGTGGTATGCGTTTAGTGATTGATCTTAAGCGAGGCGAAGAGCCGGCAGTCGTTTTAAATCAACTGTATAAACATACGAATTTGCAAACATCAGTTTCAATTTTGATGTTGGGATTGCTTGATAATAAGCCAATGGTATTTACGCTTAAGCAGATGCTCCATCATTTTGTTTGTCACCGCAAAGAAGTTGTTTATAAACGAAGTGTTTTTGATGTGCGTAAGGCTCGCGAGCGTGAACATTTGCTTACCGGGTTTGTGATTGCACTTAAAAACATTGATGAAATTGTTGCGTTAATTAAGCAGTCAGATTCAGCAGATGATGCGATTGTAGAACTGAACAAACGATTTATGCTGACTCCGGTCCAAGGTAAAGCGATTTTAGAAATGCGTTTGCAGCGCCTTACTGGTCTTGAGCAAGAAAAAATTCATGCAGAGAAAGAAGAGATAAAAGCAGACATCACACGCCTTCAAGAGATTATTGATGACGAATTGGTGCTGAAAAAAGAAGTAGAAAAAGAGCTTGTTGATATCAAAGAAAAATATTCTGATCCTCGCCGTACCCGTATTGAAGGTGCAGTAGATATTTTAACGGAAGCAGATTTGATCCCTGACGAAGACGTGGTAGTGACATTAACTACTAAGGGATATATCAAACGAGTGCCGGTAGAAATATATGGTGTGCAGCATCGTGGCGGTAAAGGTAAGATGGGTATGGCATCATTGGAAGATGATATAGTACAAAATATATTTGTTGCTAAAAATCATGATGAGTTGCTGTTCTTTACCAACCTTGGTCGTGTCTATTCGATGACGGTGTTTGAAGTGCCAGAAGGTTCTCGTATCGCAAAAGGACGTGCAGTTATTAACTTATTACCGCTGCAAGAATTTGAGCGTGTTGTTCTTTTAATTTGTACGCGTGACATGGAAGGTAAATTCATGGTCATGGTAACAAAAGAAGGAATCATTAAACGAACTGATGCGATGGCATTTGCAAAAATTCGTACTACGGGTATTCGCGCAGTGACATTGCATGATGGTGATGAATTAGCGTTCTGTGCAATTAGCAATGGTAACAGTTCTATTGTTTTAGCAACGGCGAATGGTCAAGGTATTCGATTCAAGGAAGATGAAGTTCGTTCAATGGGACGTCAAGCTGCCGGTGTGATTGGTATTCGTTTAAAACCAAAAGATCACGTTGTTGGTATGGAAGTGCTTTCTGATGGACAGGATATTTTATTTGCTACCGATCGTGGATATGGTAAGCGAGTAAGCGTAGATGATTTCCGTGTTGCGCATCGTGGTGGTTTTGGTGTACGTACTATTCCAACAACTACTCGTAATGGAAAAGTGGTTGGCTTAGCATTGGTTAGCGAACGTTCTAATATTTTGTTAATTGATCAAGCGGGTAAAATTATTCGTCTGTCTCCTTCAGAAGTACGTACTATGGGACGCCAAGCAAAAGGTGTTCGTTTAATTCGTCTTGATGAAGGGCAGTTGTTATCTGGTATCACAGCATTTGAAGAAGATGAGACTGGAGAAACATCTGCAGGTGATATTTCTGCTCCGGTTACTGGTTCTGGTGAACGGGTGAAGATGTATGCTGCTGATGGATCGCAGTCGGTGTCTTTTGACGGCTTTGCTCAAGCAGATGATTTTTCATATGAAGAGTCAGAGGAGCTTGAAGAAGAATCAGATGAAGATACAGTGATGTTTGATTAAAGTGATTTGTTATTAGAAATATGCATTAATAAAGGAACGAGGGGTTGATTAGAAAATCAACCCCTCGTTCCTTTATTAACAAAACGTTTTTAGTCAAATGCTATTTTCTACCATTGGTAAGAGCTCTTTGTTGTTGTCCAACACTGTGTGCGTTGTGAAGGTTTCGAGCGGCCCTTTTACTAGCGGTCAGAGCTTTTTCACTGTCGCTCAATGCAGGGACTTCAGGTTTGTAGGGAGCTAGTTTTGGTTTTACCGGGGTAGCAGATCCTAGTTGTGCTCGTGCCTTCTGTAGGGCTTTTGCAGTTTCTGCGCGTTTGTTTTTAAAATTATCTTTCGCAGCCTTTAATTTTGCTGCTTCTGCTGCTTCTAGGTTTTGCAGCTGTTTTATCTGAGCTTCTAATTGCGTTCTTTGTTCCTCCTTTTCCCGTCGTCGTTGTGCTTCCTTCGCTCTGCCTTCTTCTTCACATTGAGTCCGTGCAAGACCATGGGCATTTTTAAGATTCGCTTGCGCTGATTCTATGAGCAGTAAGAGTGACTGAGGATTACCCTGATAAGCATCGTCATCAGATAGGCATTCATTAAGCGCCAAAAGGTATTGAACTGTTGAGGTTCGTGGGCTCTCTGATCCCTCTGCGCCACCAGCTAAAAATTGAGGAAACTCATTCTCGTTTGCAGCATGCATAGTGCATGTGGAGGTGATCGTTAGCCCAGTTAACAGCAGTATGTGTAATTTTGTATAATTCATAAGGAATCCTTCTGTTTAATGAATGTTGTTTGTAACCGTAATAAGAAAAGAATCTTTGACATGCGCATATCGTGGCAAGAGGATAAGGTGAAAAAGGTTACTTGTCTACTCTTATTTGTATTACATTCTATGAAATTATGATTGTATAGACAAATTTGTTTTAGTCATTGGTATGTGTAATAGGTAATCTGTTCTGCATGGATTGGGCAATAGTGGCAACATTGGTATTAAGATTCATAACCAGTATATGAAATGCCTTTGCATGATTATTGTGTGGGGTTCTCAAATGTGACTGATATCCGTGTAACACGTTAGTTAAATGTATATATGGCATTGTAGAGAAGGTATTTTGTAAGCCTCGTTGAGGGCTAGAAGACTTACGTTTGGGACTATATATGCGTTTAGCGTGGAGCGTGGCAGCAGCTAAATCTTTCCTCAGGTCTATGATGATTTGATTGAATGTTTCTGGATTCTCATCTGAGGTGCATAACTTATCTATGGTGTCTTCTAACAAATTAGCAAGCACTATTCCGGGGTTTTTAGATTGCATTAAAGCGTGAAGCGCAGTAACGTCATAGTTTTTAAGTTGTGGTGAAAGGCCGGGTGTGTTGTCGCTGGCTGATACTATTGTCATAGGTGACACAAGAATGAGTATTGCTAATAACAGAAAGTGAAATGTTGTTTCACAACAGAAAGTGAAATGTTGTTTCACACATGAAATGGTCCTCGTATCAATTTAGATAGTATGTTGCGGGAAGAGAGTAAGGCGAAATGCATGCATTGTCCATAGCGTTTTTTATTTTTTTTACATGTTATAGCTATTTGTTACAATAAAAATA encodes:
- the gyrA gene encoding DNA gyrase subunit A, producing MASSDNQDKIKHEGIKPVLIEQELKESFLDYAMSVVVSRAIPDIRDGLKPVHRRILYTMHQLGFHYNKSYHKSARIVGDVMGKYHPHGGDAIYVAMVGLVQDFSKRYPLLDGQGNWGSVDGDNAAAMRYTEVRMEKITQELLADLDKETVEFVPNFDESLVEPTLLPSKLPHLLINGTTGIAVGMATSIPPHNIGEVVDGCLAILANEDIAEEELFDIIPAPDFPTGGIICGRSGIVRAYKTGHGKLILRAVVEIAETKKGTSLIVTELPYMVNKSDLTIKIANLVRDKIVEGIANIKDESDRRGMRLVIDLKRGEEPAVVLNQLYKHTNLQTSVSILMLGLLDNKPMVFTLKQMLHHFVCHRKEVVYKRSVFDVRKAREREHLLTGFVIALKNIDEIVALIKQSDSADDAIVELNKRFMLTPVQGKAILEMRLQRLTGLEQEKIHAEKEEIKADITRLQEIIDDELVLKKEVEKELVDIKEKYSDPRRTRIEGAVDILTEADLIPDEDVVVTLTTKGYIKRVPVEIYGVQHRGGKGKMGMASLEDDIVQNIFVAKNHDELLFFTNLGRVYSMTVFEVPEGSRIAKGRAVINLLPLQEFERVVLLICTRDMEGKFMVMVTKEGIIKRTDAMAFAKIRTTGIRAVTLHDGDELAFCAISNGNSSIVLATANGQGIRFKEDEVRSMGRQAAGVIGIRLKPKDHVVGMEVLSDGQDILFATDRGYGKRVSVDDFRVAHRGGFGVRTIPTTTRNGKVVGLALVSERSNILLIDQAGKIIRLSPSEVRTMGRQAKGVRLIRLDEGQLLSGITAFEEDETGETSAGDISAPVTGSGERVKMYAADGSQSVSFDGFAQADDFSYEESEELEEESDEDTVMFD